Within Candidatus Krumholzibacteriia bacterium, the genomic segment GACCACGGTGTTGATGTTCTTTCTCGCGTTTTTCTTTGTGGCGGTGGCGGCCTACATCGTGGGGCTGGTGGGGTCGTCGAACAGCCCGACGTCGGGCATGACCATCTGCACGGTGCTGATTGCGGCGGGCATCATTCTCCTGTTCGGATTCACCGGCACGCGCGGCATGCTGGCCACGCTGGGCGTGGCGGGGGTGGTGTGCTGCGCCGCGTCGCTCTCCGGCGACATCTGCCAGGACTTGAAGATCAGCTACCTGCTGGGCGCGACACCGCGCCGGCAGCAGTGGTCGGCCATCTGGGGCACGGTGCTGGCGGCGTTCATCGTGGCACCGGTGATGACGCTGCTGCATTCGGCCTACGGCATCGGCGAGGCCGCGCGGGAGGGCGTGGCCCCCCTGGCGGCCCCGCAGGCGATGATGTTCAAGGGCCTCGTTGGGACCATCTTCAGCCACAGCGAGATGCCGTGGACGCTGCTGTTCCTGGGCGCGGGCGTGGGGATCCTTGCCATCGTCATCGACCGCATCTTCCTGGAGCCCCGCAACGCGTCGTTCCGGCTCTACGTGATGCCGCTGGCGGTGGGCATGTACCTGCCGCTCACCGTCACCACGCCGCTCCTGCTGGGTGGCATCGTGTACAAGATGGTCGAGAACAACTCGAAGAAGAAGAAGCTCTCGCCGGAGGCCAGCATGAACGCCATCCACCGCGGCTTCCTGTTTGCGTCCGGTCTGGTGGCGGGTGAGGCCATCATGGGCATCGTCATCGCCGGCCTGGTGGTGGCCAGGCTCGACATGCCGTTCATCAAGCCGTGGGCGTCGGACGGCATCATGCAACTGGTGTCGCTGGCGGCCCTGCTGTTCATGACCTGGATGCTGCTGCGCAAGTCGCTGGGGACGAAGAAGGCGTAGCGTTCGACCGACCATTTCTTCATGGGCGGTCACCCGCGGGTGGCCGCCCTTTTTTTGCTCGCGCGCTCCCGGGTGCGCGTGTTTTGCGGTGCCTCCATTTCGCCGCCGGTGTATACTTCGGCCTGGAGTTTGTCTTTCAAACAGCGAGGTGAAACCAGTATGAAAACCCTGCGGCATCTTGGCGGCGTGGCGCTGTTTGGCGTCGTGGTGGCGATGGTCCTTCTAGCCGCGGAAGTGACGTCATCGCAGGAACCCGACCGGGGGCCCGCGCAGGCTTCCATGCGGGGCGTGTTCGTGGTCCTGTCGAGTGTCTACGGTTACAGCCTGGATCAGGAGGCCTTTGCCGATCCCAGGAACGGCGAGGAAATACGCACCAAGCTGGAAGCCCTGGCCCGCAATGTCGACCAGGTCGAAGCGCACGGCGCGGGCCTGGACCCGAGTTTCGACTTCATGCGCGGGTCCCTGTCGCGGGACGCACATGAGGCGCTCTCGGAGTTCAAGGCCAAGAACTACATCGGGTCGCGTTTCATTCTGGGACAGATCACCGAGAACTGCGTCACCTGTCATACCAAGCTACCGGCCGACCGGCCGTTCGAGCCCGGCCGGGAGTTTCTCAATACCATCGACGTGGCGCAACTCCCCCCGCCCGCGCGCGCGAACCTGCAGGTCGCCGCGCGCCAGTTCTCGGACGCGATGACGACCTACGAGGAGGTCCTCAAGTCCCGGGAAGCGACCGCCGCGGACCTCTCGACGTTCGACGTCTTTGGCAACTATCTCAGAATCTCCATCGGGGCCCTGAGCGACACCAGGCGGCCCATCCAGGCGTTCAAGGAGTTTGTCCGCCGTACGGACATGCCCGACGCCCTCAAGGCGGACGTCCGCGCCTGGACGGCATCGCTGGAGACGCTGAAGCTGGACGTTCCCACCAGCAAGGAACTCGCGACCGGGCGGAACATGGTGACGCAGGCGCGGGCGAAGACGACGTCGTTTTCCGACCGTCAGCAGCTGGTGGAGTTCATCGCGTCCATCACGTTCCTGCACCGCTACCTGAGCTCGGATCCGGAGAGCGATGTGGACGTGGCCGAGGCCTACTACCTGCTGGGGGTTGCGGAGTCCTACGTTTCCCGCTCGTACTGGGTATCGGAGACCGAGTACCTCCTGGCCAAGGCGATACGCCTGGTCCCCAAATCGGGCGTTGCCAAAGACGCGCTCGCGTTTCTCGAGGGTTACCGGAGTTCGGCCTACAACGTCATACCGGCCCGGGAGCTCCCGCCGGAGTTGCAGACCAACATCGACGATCTCCGCAAGCTGACGGAACAGTAGTCCGTCACTGCCGCTACGAATGGAACGAAAACGGGCCGCTCCGGTATCCCCGGGGCGGCCCGCCTGTTTTTTCCTCGCGCGATAGCCTATTCCCAGATCGTCTTGATGTACACGGCGTAGTTGGCATACCCGCGGCAGTCGCCCGCGTTGCTCCACGTGGCGAACTTGTACACACCCACCGTGCGGCCGTCGTTGAGTTTGGTGTACGACTCGAAGTCACGGGCGCCCGAGCCCCATGTGTCGTAGTCGTGGCGGTCGAAGCGGTGGTTGGCGAACACATGCTGCGACATGCTGTTGACCCCGTTGCCGTCTGACTCGCGGATGAACGCCTCCACGCTGAACTCCGCGCCGGCCTTGCGCGGCATCTCAAAGGTGATCGGCGTCATCAGGTTGTCCGGCGCGCCCAGGGTCTCCCCGTCGTTCACCTGCATGAGGAACTCGGCCGAACGGCCCACCTCGTGGAAGATGCCGTCCTCGTACTTCTTGCTCACCACCAGGATGATGTAGAAGTCGCCGGGCCCGCCGGCGCCGCTCGGGTCGCAGTCGGTGATGGCGGTGAGGGAGGACATCTGAATCGTGATCTCGTCGGTGGTGGCAACCTTCTGCGGGATGGCCTGGGGCGCGACGGTATCGTCCCCGCAGCCGGCAACGAGCGCGCTCCCGACCATAAAAAGCGTTGTCATTAATATATTTACGTATTTCATTGCCTGCGACCTCCGGAACCGCCGGGAACGTGACGTGATTGCTGTCACCGGTAGACGCAGGGAAGCGGGCTGGAAGTGATCACGGAATCTGCGGCTAGGATGCCGGGGTCCGCCATGTTACATATGGAGTGATTGCGCCCATTTCGGCGACCCCGTAGCTCAGTTGGATAGAGCAACAGCCTTCTAAGCTGTGGGTCGAAGGTTCGAATCCTTCCGGGGTCGCCATTCACGCAGAAACGGAATGAAATGAAACCACTCAAAGCCGCAACGCTTGTTCTGGGCGCGTGCCTCTGCGTGTTCACGCCTCCTGTGGCATGGGCCCAGGCCGTGGAGAGTCCCGAGGCGGTTGCGCACTTCGAGGCCGGCGTCGCCGCGTACGAAGCCGACAACCTGCCGCTGGCCTACCAGGAATTCCTCGCGGCCGCCCGGGCAGGCCACGCCGATTCTCAATTCAATGTGGCGCTGATGTATGAGCGGGGCATTGGCGTTGAGAAGAACGAGAAGCAAGCGGTTGTGTGGTATGGCAAAGCCGCCGCGCAGGGGAACATGGCCGCGCAATACAATCTGGGGGTGCTCTACGAGAATGGTCGGGGCACCGCAGTTGATTTTTCCAAGGCCAACGCGTGGTACCGCAAGGCGTCGGTGCAGGGGGATGCGCTGGCCATCGGCAACCTGGGCATGCTGTATGTGCGCGGCCAGGGTGTGACGGAAAACAAGGTGGCCGGCGTGGCGCTGCTGCTGGTGTCCGCCACCATGGATCCTTCACCGGAAAACCATGCGAAGCGGAATATTTCCGCCACCCGCGGTCTGACCGCCGAGATGATCGCCGAGGCGCAGGCGCTCGCCGGGGAACTGAGCAGTGCCGAGAACCTGCTGGTGCCGCTCGATTCGTACTTGAAGAAGGCGGCGAACGGCGCGGAGAAGAAATAGCGGTTTTCAGGAATTCGGAACCGGCTCAGCGATTCAAGAAAAAACGCCCCGCGAGTGGTCGCGGGGCGTTTTCTGTTGAGCCTGCGAAGTGCTCGATCGTTCTTAGCGGCCGAACATGTAGACCGCGCCCACCATCACCGAGAACTGGCTCACGTCGCTGACCGCCGAGTACCACGCCTCGCCGAGGAAGGCAAACTGGCTGCCGCGGTCGATGCGCAGACCGCCGCCGAGGTCCAGGCCCAGCCTTACTTCCGTGTCGCTGGCGGACGTGCCCGGATAGGTGATGCCGCCAAACGAGAAGCCCGGCACGTCGACGTGCGCGTTGACGATGTGCAGTCCCAGCCCTGCGCCCGCGAAGGGCTGCATGGAGGGATTGGACGTGGTGAACATGTACTTGGCCTTGCTGCCAAATGAGAAGTCCTTCACGCCCACCTCCGCGCCGAATTCACTCTCGGTCTGCGACCAGTAGCCGGCGTAGCTCTCCAGAGCAACGTTGGGATGGACGGTGCCGAGATCGGCGACGAGCCCGAAGCCCAGCGTCGAGCTGATGTCCTCGGGGTTGACAACCCCGGCCTTCAGGCCGATACCGCGCAGCGCGAGGTTGGCCTCGGCCGACGCGTTGGTGGCGATTGCCGTGCAGATTGCGACGGCCGCCAGAAGCGCGCTAAGTCGTTTCATTTCATAGCCTCCGCTTGAAGAATCGATTCTCACCGGTGTTTGCGAACGGGTTACGGAGCGGGATTGCAAGAGGCGCACCACCCGGGCAGGCAGGGGACGGCGTGCGGGGCGGTTCAGAATCCGCGGGGGCGTCCGGCCAGGGCGACCGAGGCCAGGATCAGCAGCACGCCGCCGGCGCCCGCGACGAGCGAGCGCCACCGCCACGGCGAGGTGGGTGTCAGAACGAGGGTGTGCTGGCCGGGTTGCACGGCGACGACGATGGCACCGAGTGCGGAACGCAGCGGCGTCACCGCTTCGCCGTCCAGCGTGACGCGCAGGGAGGGATACCAGGAGAACGCAACGCGCAGGTAGCCCGGCTCGTGCGTCCGGCAGCCAATGGCGACGCGGCGCAGATCGACGTCGTAGCCGGTGACCTCGACACCGTTCAGCAGGGAGTCGCCGGTCGCGGTTGTGATCGACGCCGGGTCGTCGATCACCGGCACCGGTGTATGATCCGCGCCGGTGTCTTCGTCGGCCACGAGGATCACGCGCGCAACCGAACGCACGGGGTCGATTCCCATGGCCCCCACCCACGGCGTGATGCGGGCGAGGTAACACTCGCGGTCCCGATCGCTCGCGGTATGGCCCAGCTCCAGGCTCGGGTGTTGCAGGGCGTAGAGCGAATCGTCGCGCGCCACCGCGAGCCGTCGCGAGAAGAGCAGCGGCGACGCGTGCTCGATCGTCGTGTGGAGCGCGCGTTCATTCGCCGGCGGCGTGGAAAAACGGTCTCGCGAATGGCTCACCAGCGCACCGACATCCCACAGATAGAGAAGGTCGCTCACCAGGTCGGGATCCACCCCCGGCGTGTTCAGGGCATCGACCAGCGCGTTGATGCTGGCGAGCGATTGGGGTGCCCCCTGCGGAAAGAAACCGGTGGGAACGATCAGGTCTGTGTCAGCGTACGCGCCCCAGTGGGCGAAGTGCGTTCCCGCGTCGGACTGAAAGCCGACCAGCGTGCGCTGCGGGGCCACCTCGCGCGCCACCGCGCGCAACCCGTCGCGGAGCCAGCCGCGGTCGCTGCGGTAGGGCGACTGGACCGTGGTCGGGCCCAGGTCCAGGAGCAGGACGCAGAGCAGCAGCAGGGTGAAACGGGGAGAACGGTTCCGGGCGCCCCACACAGCCACTCCGCCCGCCGCGAGCGCGATCCACGGCAGTGCCAGGTTGGTCAGGCGGCCGCTTCCGGCGGCACAGAGAAGGGCAAACACCGCCACCACCACCACCGGGCGGCGCACCAGGGAAGCCGGGTCCGGGTTGCGCGCAAACGCGTGTGACGCGCCGGCGGCGGCGAACGCGATCACCGAGATTCCAAGGTACGCCGCCGTCCAGCCCGTCCACGTATTGCGCCACACGAGGATGTCGCGCAGGAAGGACATGTCCGGCACGGCCGGGAGCGCCAGCGGAAACCCGGCCGAAAGGTGCACCCAATTGCCTTCCAGAAACACGCGCGCGATGGGCCCGCCGCACAAAAGCAGTCCGCCCAGCAGGGCAAGGGCAACGGGTGCCAGCACCGCCGGGGACGGCCGCACCGCCCGCGCCAGCAGGAGGCGCGCGATCACGTAGGCGGCCACCAGCTCCAGCGCGAACGCCGCGTAGCCGTGGTGCGTGTTGATGAGCGCGGCAACCGACAGCGCCAGCAGAAGCACCCATCGTTTCGCGTACGCGCGCAGCGCGTTCTCGAGCGCCCACAGAACCACCGGGAACAGGAAGTACACCAGCGCCACCGGCAACGCGCCGGCCCACACCACCGTGTGCGTGTGCTGGAACGAGAGCACGTAGGCGAGTGCGGCGATCATGGCGCCGCGGCGTTCCAGGCCGGTGTTTCGTGCCCACGCATACATGGGGAACGCAGACCCGGCGTGGAGCAGAAACAGGATGCCCTTGGTGGTCCAGGCCAGGTTTCCAAACACCGCCACCAGCGCGCCGGTGACGATGAAGAAGGTTGAGCCGTAGAACTGCAGCAGGGGGAAACCGGCGTAGGTCAGGAACGACCACGATGGCCATTGCCCCTGCGACAGTGAACGCGCGGATGTCCAGACGCGCGTGATGTGCGCGGTGCTGTCGCCGAGCGCGAACTCGCCCGGTGCCAGGTAGAAACGGCAGGCAACGGCGGCGAGCAGCGCAATGAAAACGAGCGTGTCGCGATTGCTGGCGAGTATCTGCTGCAGGTCGGCCGATACGCGCCGGGTACGGACTTCGGCGACCGCCAGCAGCAGAACGGTTGCGAGCAGCAGTCCCGCCAACAGCCAGTCGGTGACGTGCAGCGCGGGCAGTGTCCCCCATGCCCGTTGTGCAAGTCCGGGCTGGTACGTGCCCGAGGCCGGATCTGCAATCAGCGCGCCCTTGAGGCGCTCGAGGGTGGTGTTCTGGAGCGCGGTAAGGATGGCGCCACCGGCCAGCACGGCCAGCACGAGGATCGAGCGGTGCATCTGGAGGGGGCGTGTCATCGGGAAGTGACAATGATGCCTCGGGGAACGGGCTGTCAATCGCAGCCCAGCGGCGGCCATTCCCGGGTTTGGCGACGGCCGGGCGGCGTGTTATCATGCGGACCGCGGCCCCGCCGCCTGGCTGCCCGGGACGGCAGCCCGATTTGCTTCGGGGTCGCGTTTCATTCCCCCGCCGCGGGCGGGAGCCAAAACACGGAAGGTTCGCATGGCGCAGTTCTATTTCACCGAGAAGGGCTACCACAAACTCAAGAGCGAGATCGAGCGGCTGGACAAGCTGCTCAAGAACGACATCGCCAGGGAGATTGCGACGGCCGCGGCCCACGGTGACCTCAAGGAGAACGGCGAGTACCACGCCGCCAAGGAGAAGCAGTCGCACACCGCCACCCGCCTGCGCCAGCTGCAGGAGCGCTTCAGCGGAGCCAACGTGGTGCGCAAGGACGAACTCCTCCCGGAGGAGTCGGTGACCTTCGGCAAGAGAATCAAAATCCGCGACGTCAATACCGGCCGCGAGCGCGAGTGCACCATTCTGGGCGACGGCGAGACCGACATCGAAGCCGGTATCATCGCCTACAACTCGCCGCTGGCCAGCGCCCTGATCGGCCACGCCCGGGGGGAGCAGGTGGACGTGACGCTTCCCGCCGGGCAGCGCCGCTACGAAATCCTGGAGTGCAGTTTCTCGGACGACTTCCGCGAGTAAGCGCGGTACCATCGCGCCATGGCAGACGCCGTTCGCCCGCCCGAAAACCTCCGCCGCCACTACGAAACCGAGAAGGCGCTGGCCGACCGGCTGCGCCGTTCCTCGTCGCGCGACGAGCGCGCCCGCATCTATGCCACCATGTACGAAGAGTTGTTCGCCGCGGTGCCCGATCACCCGCGCCTCACCCGCAGGCACGACCCCGCGCGCGTCGCCGCCCGCAACGCCAATCTGCTGGCGCTGGTGAGGCCGTTTCTTCGCCCCGGCGCGCGCGTGCTCGATGTGGGCGCGGGGGACTGCACGTTTGCGTCGTTGCTGGCGCAACACGCCGGGGCGGTGTACGCGCTGGAGATCTCCGCCGACGGGGTGGCGATGCCGGATCTGCCCGCCAACGCAACCCTGGTGCTCT encodes:
- a CDS encoding outer membrane beta-barrel protein; amino-acid sequence: MKRLSALLAAVAICTAIATNASAEANLALRGIGLKAGVVNPEDISSTLGFGLVADLGTVHPNVALESYAGYWSQTESEFGAEVGVKDFSFGSKAKYMFTTSNPSMQPFAGAGLGLHIVNAHVDVPGFSFGGITYPGTSASDTEVRLGLDLGGGLRIDRGSQFAFLGEAWYSAVSDVSQFSVMVGAVYMFGR
- a CDS encoding 6-pyruvoyl-tetrahydropterin synthase-related protein → MTRPLQMHRSILVLAVLAGGAILTALQNTTLERLKGALIADPASGTYQPGLAQRAWGTLPALHVTDWLLAGLLLATVLLLAVAEVRTRRVSADLQQILASNRDTLVFIALLAAVACRFYLAPGEFALGDSTAHITRVWTSARSLSQGQWPSWSFLTYAGFPLLQFYGSTFFIVTGALVAVFGNLAWTTKGILFLLHAGSAFPMYAWARNTGLERRGAMIAALAYVLSFQHTHTVVWAGALPVALVYFLFPVVLWALENALRAYAKRWVLLLALSVAALINTHHGYAAFALELVAAYVIARLLLARAVRPSPAVLAPVALALLGGLLLCGGPIARVFLEGNWVHLSAGFPLALPAVPDMSFLRDILVWRNTWTGWTAAYLGISVIAFAAAGASHAFARNPDPASLVRRPVVVVAVFALLCAAGSGRLTNLALPWIALAAGGVAVWGARNRSPRFTLLLLCVLLLDLGPTTVQSPYRSDRGWLRDGLRAVAREVAPQRTLVGFQSDAGTHFAHWGAYADTDLIVPTGFFPQGAPQSLASINALVDALNTPGVDPDLVSDLLYLWDVGALVSHSRDRFSTPPANERALHTTIEHASPLLFSRRLAVARDDSLYALQHPSLELGHTASDRDRECYLARITPWVGAMGIDPVRSVARVILVADEDTGADHTPVPVIDDPASITTATGDSLLNGVEVTGYDVDLRRVAIGCRTHEPGYLRVAFSWYPSLRVTLDGEAVTPLRSALGAIVVAVQPGQHTLVLTPTSPWRWRSLVAGAGGVLLILASVALAGRPRGF
- a CDS encoding sel1 repeat family protein → MKPLKAATLVLGACLCVFTPPVAWAQAVESPEAVAHFEAGVAAYEADNLPLAYQEFLAAARAGHADSQFNVALMYERGIGVEKNEKQAVVWYGKAAAQGNMAAQYNLGVLYENGRGTAVDFSKANAWYRKASVQGDALAIGNLGMLYVRGQGVTENKVAGVALLLVSATMDPSPENHAKRNISATRGLTAEMIAEAQALAGELSSAENLLVPLDSYLKKAANGAEKK
- a CDS encoding transcription elongation factor GreA; translated protein: MAQFYFTEKGYHKLKSEIERLDKLLKNDIAREIATAAAHGDLKENGEYHAAKEKQSHTATRLRQLQERFSGANVVRKDELLPEESVTFGKRIKIRDVNTGRERECTILGDGETDIEAGIIAYNSPLASALIGHARGEQVDVTLPAGQRRYEILECSFSDDFRE